One Colias croceus chromosome 28, ilColCroc2.1 DNA window includes the following coding sequences:
- the LOC123704186 gene encoding uncharacterized protein LOC123704186: MGTRSKYLVLLATKENNDGEQSNSISQMEIHENESDNNNIEQGDSTFPMETNYESNRNEEVTGCSAAAVAEYKEDSMVTNRRRCESTSSSTSSSSSSSSSSSSGPSFYEDSDDSVKDPNYEIMKPARVSSSESDDNNDVYTNIDFRKDQDVFHSSAATVSTVLNAIDLNVTPTDEHEIVFHTVNQQDLLISENEPPAVENVSTTQVESNEPDNTPTKKGKKRPKRELLWKKNVAKRLRNCGKSYKSTKTNKIIPERKLKPSCKETCTFKCGSNITEEQRQQLLKEYWDLGEIEKQWSFIANNIEVVVPKHRYVKVNPDGTIALNRDNNNAFFLTVSGVKIRVCKLFFKNTLGINNRPIETALKKKNKDTNISLMKDNRGCHQNHNKVDENIKDGVRVFIESIPKIESHYIRANSKRHYIDGSKAITDLHRDYVEQCKSQNTRFATYLMFYRIFTQEFNISFFIPKKDLCDICEVNKNSTAEEKELGKEIYEMHLREKQLSRIEKANDKNNKNILVAVYDLQAVFQCPKGEISVFYYKSKLNVLNLTIYNIQTNNAECFVWDESNANRGVNEIGTCVFKYLMKVSETAKDLDVVFYSDNCAGQQKNKFMIAMYLYAVQTLPNLKSVTHKYLIKGHTQNEGDSAHSQIEREVKRQLRSGPMYTPDAFIGAIKAARKKGEPFHVNELSFCDINDWKNVCNLMNYALVKDEDNNAVKFSGIKVIQVKKEDPNAIFFKDSYADVQFKKAIVLKKNKKISNNTNIELKKAYTRKPGLAEKKKKDIMDLVNKNLIPRYYKPFFEAL, translated from the exons ATGGGGACGCGGTCCAAATACTTAGTTTTATTAgcaacaaaagaaaataatgacGGAGAACAAAGCAATTCCATTTCTCAAATGGAAATACATGAAAATGAAAGCGACAACAATAATATCGAGCAAGGCGATTCAACTTTTCCAATGGAAACTAACTATGAAAGCAACCGAAATGAGGAGGTGACTGGTTGCAGCGCTGCAGCAGTTGCCGAAT ACAAAGAAGACTCAATGGTCACTAATCGTCGCCGTTGTGAATCAACTAGTAGTAGCACCAGTAGTTCCTCAAGTAGCAGTAGTTCATCAAGCAGTGGTCCGTCTTTCTACGAag atagtGATGATTCCGTAAAAGACCCCAACTATGAAATTATGAAACCAGCACGTGTGAGCTCTTCAGAATCTGACGACAACAATGACGTCTATACCAACATCGACTTTCGAAAGGATCAAGACGTTTTTCATTCTAGTGCAGCTACTGTAAGCACAGTACTCAATGCTATAGACCTGAATGTGACCCCAACAGATGAGCATGAAATTGTATTTCATACCGTAAATCAACAGGACCTGCTAATATCAGAAAATGAACCACCTGCCGTCGAAAATGTTAGCACCACGCAAGTAGAGTCAAATGAACCAGATAATACCCCTActaaaaaaggtaaaaaaagGCCCAAAAGAGAATtattatggaaaaaaaatgttgcgAAGCGACTAAGAAACTGTGGAAAATCATACAAATCaacaaaaactaataaaattataccgGAACGTAAACTAAAACCATCTTGCAAAGAAACATGTACATTTAAATGTGGATCTAATATCACTGAGGAGCAAAGACAACaacttttaaaagaatactggGATTTAGGCGAGATTGAAAAGCAATGGTCTTTCATCGCAAACAATATCGAAGTAGTCGTCCCTAAACATCGATACGTTAAAGTTAATCCGGACGGAACCATAGCATTAAATcgtgataataataatgcTTTCTTTTTGACTGTTTCTGGAGTGAAGATTAGAGTatgtaaactgttttttaagaACACTTTGGGGATTAATAATCGCCCTATAGAGACGgctttaaagaaaaaaaataaagatactaACATTTCATTAATGAAAGATAATCGTGGGTGTCATCAAAATCACAACAAAGtggatgaaaatataaaagatggTGTAAGAGTGTTTATTGAGTCAATACCAAAAATTGAATCGCACTACATTCGTGCTAACTCGAAAAGACATTACATCGATGGTAGCAAAGCTATTACAGATCTCCATAGGGACTATGTTGAACAATGTAAATCCCAAAATACCCGTTTTGCAACATACTTGATGTTCTATCGCATATTTACACAAGAATTTAACATTTCATTCTTTATTCCAAAAAAAGACTTGTGCGATATATgcgaagtaaataaaaatagtacagCTGAAGAGAAGGAGTTAGGAAAAGAAATCTATGAGATGCATCTAAGAGAAAAGCAATTGTCACGAATTGAGAAGGCAAACGACaagaataacaaaaatattttagttgcTGTTTACGATCTTCAAGCAGTCTTTCAATGCCCTAAGGGTGAAATTTCAGTTTTTTACTATAAGTCAAAACTGAATGTACTTAACTtgacaatttataatattcagacTAACAATGCTGAATGTTTCGTATGGGATGAATCAAACGCTAACAGAGGCGTAAACGAAATCGGCACTTGTGTATTCAAATATCTGATGAAAGTTTCAGAAACGGCCAAAGATCTGGATGTTGTCTTCTACTCAGATAACTGTGCTGGCCagcaaaaaaacaagtttatgATAGCGATGTACCTATATGCTGTACAGACTTTGCCAAATCTCAAGTCAGTgacacataaatatttaatcaagGGTCACACACAGAATGAAGGCGATTCAGCCCATTCTCAAATAGAAAGAGAAGTAAAACGTCAGTTAAGATCAGGTCCTATGTATACCCCTGACGCATTTATTGGTGCCATAAAAGCTGCCAGAAAAAAAGGGGAGCCTTTCCATGTGAATGAATTGAGTTTCTGTGATATAAATGACTGGAAAAATGTATGCAACCTGATGAACTATGCGCTGGTAAAAGATGAAGATAATAACGCAGTGAAGTTTTCAGGAATAAAGGTAATACAAGTTAAAAAAGAGGACCCTAAtgccatattttttaaagattcgTATGCCGACGTACAGTTCAAGAAGGCCATCGTTTTGAAGAAGAATAAGAAGATAAGTAACAATACCAATATTGAATTGAAAAAAGCTTATACTCGGAAACCTGGATTAGccgaaaaaaagaaaaaggatATCATGGATTTGGTTAATAAAAACCTCATCCCAAGATATTATAAGCCATTCTTTGAAGCCttgtaa